Proteins found in one Amycolatopsis umgeniensis genomic segment:
- a CDS encoding LCP family protein: MGLTGYAWAAMDGLTFANVGIGADEGEKPADGARDILLVGLDSRTDAQGNPLSKEVLAQLRAGQADGELNTDSLIFVHIPNDGSKAVAISLPRDSYVDIPGGFGKHKINSAYARAMLDERKKQQENGVSDPKELDQKANEAGAKTLIKTVEQLTGSTIDNYAAINLLGFSEITQAIGGVDVCLNDDVNDQFSGAKFTKGPHTISGVEALGFVRQRHGLPRGDLDRVVRQQVFMAGMARKVLSAGTLTNPGRLNDLITAIKKSVVLNQNWDVFGFAQQMKGLTGGQLEFRTIPIVNIEYKTPNDGVAIQVDPKQVKDFVQGLAGPQPGEQTPPPAESANKATTVDVRNSTNRDGLASTVLKQLVDKGFTAGDTATASARKKTVIWVAKGQKEAGQAVAAALGGNPTVQEDKSVEAGRVMVFLGSDFKQASGAEASGSSQNAVGSSAAVPPPEQSDEKPITAEGVPCIN, translated from the coding sequence GCCCGCGACATCCTGCTGGTCGGCCTCGACAGCCGCACGGACGCGCAGGGCAACCCGCTGTCCAAGGAGGTCCTCGCCCAGCTGCGCGCCGGGCAGGCCGACGGCGAGCTGAACACCGACTCGCTGATCTTCGTACACATCCCGAACGACGGCTCCAAGGCCGTCGCGATCTCGCTGCCGCGCGACTCCTACGTCGACATCCCCGGCGGTTTCGGCAAGCACAAGATCAACTCGGCGTATGCCCGCGCGATGCTCGACGAGCGCAAGAAACAGCAGGAGAACGGCGTCTCCGACCCGAAGGAACTCGACCAGAAGGCCAACGAGGCCGGGGCGAAGACCCTGATCAAGACGGTCGAGCAGCTGACCGGCTCGACCATCGACAACTACGCCGCCATCAACCTGCTGGGTTTCAGCGAGATCACCCAGGCCATCGGCGGGGTGGACGTCTGCCTCAACGACGACGTCAACGACCAGTTCTCCGGCGCGAAGTTCACCAAGGGCCCGCACACCATCTCCGGTGTCGAGGCGCTCGGCTTCGTCCGGCAGCGCCACGGGCTGCCGCGCGGCGACCTCGACCGGGTCGTCCGGCAGCAGGTGTTCATGGCCGGGATGGCGCGCAAGGTGCTCTCGGCGGGCACGCTCACGAACCCGGGCAGGCTCAACGACCTGATCACGGCCATCAAGAAGTCGGTCGTGCTCAACCAGAACTGGGACGTCTTCGGCTTCGCGCAGCAGATGAAGGGCCTCACCGGCGGTCAGCTCGAGTTCCGGACCATCCCGATCGTCAACATCGAGTACAAGACCCCGAACGACGGCGTCGCCATCCAGGTCGACCCGAAACAGGTGAAGGACTTCGTCCAGGGGCTCGCGGGCCCGCAGCCCGGCGAGCAGACGCCGCCGCCCGCCGAGTCGGCCAACAAGGCGACCACGGTCGACGTCCGCAACTCCACCAACCGGGATGGGCTGGCCTCGACGGTGCTGAAGCAGCTCGTCGACAAGGGTTTCACCGCGGGCGACACGGCCACGGCCAGCGCGCGCAAGAAGACGGTGATCTGGGTCGCGAAGGGCCAGAAGGAAGCGGGCCAGGCCGTCGCCGCCGCACTCGGGGGCAACCCGACCGTCCAGGAGGACAAGAGCGTCGAGGCCGGGCGCGTGATGGTCTTCCTCGGCTCGGACTTCAAGCAGGCGAGCGGCGCGGAGGCTTCCGGTTCCTCGCAGAACGCCGTCGGCTCGTCGGCCGCGGTTCCGCCGCCCGAGCAGTCCGACGAGAAGCCGATCACCGCCGAAGGCGTCCCCTGCATCAACTGA
- a CDS encoding helix-turn-helix domain-containing protein: MLIDAESYQRILGDELRKLRRKRGWTRKELNQHLQSEISLQTLATYELGTRHCSVVRLVELCVAMDELPQDLLAKVHRRVFVDEPGRVRIDLRLVIKDDQEELLPLRRWADDRLRQSSDSGSAEVHLDFAALERMAELCGIPTVDLIGRLRRLNPS; this comes from the coding sequence GTGCTGATCGACGCTGAGAGCTATCAGCGGATACTCGGAGACGAGCTCCGCAAGCTCCGCCGTAAGCGTGGCTGGACACGCAAGGAACTGAACCAGCATCTGCAGAGCGAGATCTCGCTCCAGACGCTGGCCACCTACGAGCTGGGCACCCGGCACTGTTCCGTGGTGCGGCTGGTCGAACTGTGCGTCGCGATGGACGAGCTGCCGCAGGATCTGCTGGCCAAGGTGCATCGCCGGGTGTTCGTGGACGAACCGGGCCGGGTCCGGATCGATCTGCGCCTGGTGATCAAGGACGACCAGGAAGAACTGCTCCCCCTGCGACGGTGGGCCGACGACCGGCTCAGGCAGTCGTCCGACAGCGGATCCGCCGAGGTCCACCTCGACTTCGCGGCGCTGGAACGGATGGCCGAACTCTGCGGTATCCCCACCGTCGATCTCATCGGAAGGCTTCGCCGGCTCAACCCCTCATGA
- a CDS encoding flavin-containing monooxygenase translates to MGNRTETGVVIVGTGFSGLGMAIQLRKEGREDFVILEKADDVGGTWRDNTYPGCACDIPSHMYSFSFEQNPGWSRAYSPQPEIWRYMRDVAAKYDLHRFIRFGQEMTGARWDADENRWHVASKSGEEFVAPALVAGVGALHLPQIPELPGIGNFKGRAFHSARWEHDYDLAGKRVAVVGTGASAIQFVPRIAKDVAELTLFQRTPPWIMPKPDREMPQALRKTFSSVPLLQRAFRNVLYWGLEARAIGFNGQPWMMKIGQNIAKRNIFKGVKDPELRRKLTPDYTMGCKRVLISNDYYPALARDNVDVVTEGVKEVREHSVVDGAGVEHEVDAIIYGTGFHVTDAFDDLEIIGRDGRNLGKEWAAEGMRTYQGITVSGFPNLFFLLGPNTGLGHNSVVFMIEAQISYVAQALRLGRGKALDPRPEAQERFNGEIQRKLAKGIWTRGGCKSWYLDAKGVNRTIWPGFTWRYWLDTRKVRREDYELLG, encoded by the coding sequence ATGGGCAACCGCACCGAGACCGGTGTCGTCATCGTCGGGACCGGCTTCTCCGGTCTCGGCATGGCCATCCAGCTGCGGAAAGAGGGCCGCGAGGACTTCGTCATCCTGGAGAAGGCCGACGACGTGGGCGGCACGTGGCGGGACAACACCTACCCCGGCTGCGCCTGCGACATCCCCTCGCATATGTACTCGTTCTCGTTCGAGCAGAACCCCGGCTGGTCCCGGGCGTACTCGCCGCAGCCGGAGATCTGGCGCTACATGCGCGACGTCGCCGCGAAGTACGACCTGCACCGCTTCATCCGCTTCGGCCAGGAGATGACCGGCGCCCGCTGGGACGCCGACGAGAACCGCTGGCACGTCGCGTCGAAGTCCGGCGAGGAGTTCGTCGCGCCCGCCCTGGTCGCCGGGGTCGGCGCGCTGCACCTGCCGCAGATCCCGGAGCTGCCCGGGATCGGGAACTTCAAGGGCCGGGCGTTCCACTCCGCGCGGTGGGAGCACGACTACGACCTCGCGGGCAAGCGGGTCGCCGTGGTCGGCACCGGCGCGAGCGCGATCCAGTTCGTGCCGCGGATCGCGAAGGACGTCGCCGAGCTGACGCTCTTCCAGCGCACCCCGCCGTGGATCATGCCCAAGCCGGACCGCGAGATGCCGCAAGCGCTGCGGAAGACGTTCAGCTCGGTGCCGCTGCTGCAGCGCGCCTTCCGCAACGTCCTCTACTGGGGCCTCGAAGCCCGCGCGATCGGCTTCAACGGGCAGCCGTGGATGATGAAGATCGGCCAGAACATCGCGAAGCGCAACATTTTCAAGGGCGTCAAGGATCCGGAACTGCGCCGGAAGCTGACGCCGGACTACACCATGGGCTGCAAGCGGGTCCTGATCTCCAACGACTACTACCCGGCGCTCGCGAGGGACAACGTCGACGTCGTCACCGAGGGCGTGAAGGAGGTCCGCGAGCACAGCGTCGTCGACGGCGCCGGTGTCGAGCACGAGGTCGACGCGATCATCTACGGCACCGGATTCCACGTCACGGACGCCTTCGACGACCTGGAGATCATCGGCCGAGACGGGCGCAACCTCGGCAAGGAGTGGGCGGCCGAGGGGATGCGGACGTATCAGGGCATCACCGTGTCCGGGTTCCCGAACCTGTTCTTCCTGCTCGGCCCGAACACCGGGCTCGGGCACAACTCCGTGGTCTTCATGATCGAAGCGCAGATCTCCTACGTCGCGCAGGCGCTGCGGCTCGGGCGTGGCAAGGCGCTCGACCCGCGGCCGGAGGCGCAGGAGCGGTTCAACGGCGAGATCCAGCGCAAACTCGCCAAGGGCATCTGGACGCGGGGTGGGTGCAAGAGCTGGTACCTGGACGCGAAGGGCGTCAACCGGACGATCTGGCCCGGCTTCACCTGGCGGTATTGGCTCGACACCCGCAAGGTGCGGCGCGAGGACTACGAACTCCTCGGCTGA
- a CDS encoding TetR/AcrR family transcriptional regulator: MRQMIEIAEEVFAERGYGAASMDDIAERVGVSKPMLYEYFNSKEGLLLACIQQSRAALLEVTERATVGATSAEDALRRGLLAFFVFIRERRQAWSLLRHEMALIGTDAADEIEQTRRQQTDLIAAVMSGYLDTGEDPRAEASAEFVVGACERLAIWCERHEDVSPEMATGYAMDILWSGLSARAR, from the coding sequence ATGCGGCAGATGATCGAAATCGCTGAGGAAGTGTTCGCCGAACGCGGCTACGGCGCGGCGTCGATGGACGACATCGCGGAGCGCGTCGGGGTCTCCAAACCGATGCTCTACGAGTACTTCAACTCGAAAGAGGGACTGCTGCTGGCCTGCATCCAGCAGTCGCGGGCGGCACTGCTCGAAGTCACCGAACGGGCGACCGTCGGTGCGACGTCCGCCGAGGACGCACTGCGGCGCGGGCTGCTCGCGTTCTTCGTCTTCATCCGGGAACGACGGCAGGCCTGGTCACTGCTCCGCCACGAGATGGCGCTGATCGGCACCGACGCGGCCGACGAGATCGAACAGACCCGGCGTCAGCAGACCGACCTGATCGCCGCGGTGATGAGCGGTTACCTCGACACGGGCGAAGATCCGCGCGCCGAAGCGTCCGCGGAGTTCGTCGTCGGCGCGTGCGAACGGCTCGCGATCTGGTGCGAGCGACACGAGGACGTCAGCCCCGAAATGGCCACCGGATACGCGATGGACATCCTCTGGTCGGGTCTGTCCGCGAGGGCCCGCTGA
- a CDS encoding DUF3618 domain-containing protein, with amino-acid sequence MARDPETIEREIEQARNALVATLDQLGTKANPAKLVDSAKTGLRAKLDEPKVKYPLIGGAVLIGVLLIRKLLK; translated from the coding sequence GTGGCTCGCGATCCCGAGACCATCGAGCGTGAGATCGAGCAGGCCAGGAACGCGCTGGTCGCCACGCTCGACCAGCTGGGCACGAAGGCGAACCCCGCGAAGCTGGTGGATTCCGCGAAGACCGGCCTGCGCGCGAAGCTGGACGAGCCCAAGGTGAAGTACCCGCTCATCGGCGGGGCAGTGCTGATCGGCGTCCTGCTGATCCGCAAACTCCTGAAGTAG
- a CDS encoding nucleotidyltransferase domain-containing protein gives MDLSRPLMTVTPTLDGDVLAVLANHDGIFTTGQLHRLLARHSEEGIRKVLRRLTKQGVVLADRVGNAFAYRLNRDHLAAEHIIGLAQMRKTFLERIEDRLESWVIPPVYAAVFGSVARGEMTEDSDVDLLLIRPDDADDRWETQVHELAIEVTRWVGNDTRPLEFTEGELVDRAHDEVVLRDVARDGLTVAGSRAWLAGHLRKRKG, from the coding sequence GTGGACTTGAGCCGACCGTTGATGACGGTCACCCCCACTCTCGACGGCGATGTCCTCGCCGTGCTCGCCAACCATGACGGCATCTTCACGACCGGGCAGCTCCACCGCCTCCTGGCGCGGCATTCGGAGGAGGGCATCCGCAAGGTGCTACGGCGCCTGACGAAGCAGGGTGTCGTGCTGGCCGACCGCGTCGGAAACGCCTTCGCGTACCGGCTCAACCGCGACCATCTCGCGGCGGAGCACATCATCGGGCTCGCCCAGATGCGGAAAACATTCCTGGAACGCATCGAAGACCGTCTGGAGTCCTGGGTGATCCCGCCGGTCTATGCCGCGGTGTTCGGCTCGGTGGCACGCGGCGAGATGACGGAGGACAGCGATGTGGATCTCCTGCTGATCCGGCCGGACGACGCCGACGACCGATGGGAAACCCAAGTCCATGAACTGGCGATCGAGGTGACCCGCTGGGTCGGCAACGACACTCGTCCTTTGGAGTTCACCGAAGGCGAACTCGTCGACCGTGCCCACGACGAGGTCGTTCTGCGTGACGTGGCGCGAGACGGGCTCACGGTGGCCGGAAGCCGGGCATGGCTGGCCGGCCACCTGCGAAAGAGAAAAGGCTGA
- a CDS encoding trypsin-like serine peptidase, with the protein MIMTIPSNAAAAPAQLPSTPISSDDVIGENAPPATISEIPQSKGTVGLSANENSGDVVAEKIFGKFPRTRQNLTTSFPSRTVVEIKGDGPDGKELRCSGWMIGPSEVATAGHCVHSGGPGGVWYQNLSVAPGRNGADAPYKFCAVSKSHTVLGWYRTKNYDYDYAVLKLNCKIGETVGWLAMKPNSGNLNGVELTHRGYPSDKQPIGSQWFTADTIRRSLDRQFGYRFDTAEGQSGGPVYRVDNRVFMAFAVHSSYDTQFDDNTGTRINQEVFDNYVAWLN; encoded by the coding sequence ATGATCATGACGATTCCGTCGAATGCCGCGGCGGCTCCGGCGCAACTGCCGAGCACTCCCATTTCCAGTGATGATGTCATCGGGGAAAACGCGCCACCCGCGACCATCTCCGAAATACCGCAGAGCAAAGGAACGGTAGGCCTTTCGGCGAACGAGAATTCGGGCGATGTCGTCGCGGAGAAGATCTTCGGCAAGTTCCCGAGAACCAGGCAGAACCTGACCACCAGCTTCCCGTCGAGAACCGTGGTGGAGATCAAGGGCGACGGGCCGGATGGCAAGGAACTGAGGTGCAGCGGCTGGATGATCGGGCCGTCCGAGGTCGCGACCGCCGGGCACTGCGTGCATTCGGGCGGTCCCGGCGGGGTCTGGTACCAGAACCTGAGCGTCGCGCCGGGCCGCAACGGCGCCGACGCCCCGTACAAGTTCTGTGCGGTGTCCAAGTCGCACACCGTGCTCGGCTGGTACCGGACGAAGAACTACGATTACGACTACGCGGTACTCAAGCTGAATTGCAAAATCGGTGAAACGGTCGGCTGGCTGGCCATGAAACCGAACTCGGGAAATCTGAACGGTGTCGAACTCACCCATCGCGGGTATCCGAGCGACAAACAGCCCATCGGTTCCCAGTGGTTCACCGCGGACACCATTCGAAGGTCGCTCGACCGTCAGTTCGGTTATCGATTCGACACCGCGGAGGGGCAGAGTGGCGGTCCGGTTTACCGCGTCGACAACCGGGTTTTCATGGCTTTCGCGGTGCACAGCTCGTATGACACGCAATTCGACGACAACACCGGGACCCGGATCAATCAGGAAGTGTTCGACAACTACGTCGCCTGGCTGAACTGA
- a CDS encoding dihydrofolate reductase family protein, translating into MTNSTGRRVTANISLTLDGHYSGPGGPGDMGAIVSYATTDVARGHLARIHEKATTAVLGRLNAEGFLGFWPTIAADENADPRDRAYAKWLVDAEKVVFSTTLTEAPWDRARVVNAPVADVIADLKANGEGDILVNSSASVIKALLADDLIDRLYLMICPEITGGGQRLFVEGLPASKWMLAHQEVGELGEMAVVYDRSR; encoded by the coding sequence ATGACGAACTCCACCGGCCGCCGCGTCACCGCGAACATCAGCCTCACCCTCGATGGCCACTACAGCGGCCCCGGCGGTCCCGGAGACATGGGTGCGATCGTCTCGTACGCCACCACCGACGTCGCCCGCGGTCACCTCGCCCGCATTCACGAGAAGGCGACGACAGCGGTGCTCGGCAGACTGAACGCCGAGGGATTCCTGGGCTTCTGGCCGACCATCGCCGCCGACGAGAACGCCGACCCGCGAGACCGCGCGTACGCGAAATGGCTGGTAGATGCCGAAAAGGTGGTCTTCTCCACGACGCTGACCGAAGCGCCCTGGGACCGCGCCCGCGTCGTGAACGCCCCCGTCGCCGACGTCATCGCCGACCTCAAGGCGAACGGGGAGGGCGACATCCTGGTCAACAGCAGCGCCAGCGTCATCAAGGCCCTGCTCGCCGACGACCTGATCGACCGGTTGTACCTGATGATCTGCCCGGAGATCACCGGCGGCGGGCAGCGGCTCTTCGTCGAGGGACTGCCGGCATCGAAGTGGATGCTGGCTCATCAGGAGGTCGGGGAACTGGGGGAGATGGCGGTGGTCTACGACCGTTCGCGCTGA
- a CDS encoding metalloregulator ArsR/SmtB family transcription factor yields MEQQIAAALGDGARWRIVELLAERPRSVGELAELTGLRQPQTTKHLQTLARAGLVTVFPLGQRRVYAVEAAPLRDFGGRLRELIATIEANEGERDVLARYQAAIGEDSAAADRDRWADGRAFTFDRLLAAPPDVVWRHWIEPALLASWWAPPSMTVTDCVIEPWSGGRAVLDYRDAEGRYRSAGKVHAATEIEHLEFDLSVLDAKGATFFTGHYDLKLTEAPGGTRLRLDLRVTETTVEAVPFIAGIETGWGQVLDNLETRLTQEKD; encoded by the coding sequence ATGGAGCAGCAGATCGCAGCAGCGCTGGGAGACGGCGCGAGGTGGCGCATCGTCGAGCTTCTCGCCGAGCGGCCCCGGTCCGTCGGCGAGCTCGCCGAGCTGACCGGCCTGCGGCAGCCGCAGACCACCAAGCACCTGCAGACCCTCGCCCGCGCCGGACTCGTGACCGTCTTCCCGCTCGGGCAGCGTCGCGTCTACGCGGTCGAGGCGGCGCCGTTGCGGGACTTCGGCGGACGGCTGCGGGAACTGATCGCGACCATCGAGGCGAACGAGGGAGAGCGAGACGTCCTCGCGCGCTATCAGGCCGCGATCGGCGAGGACTCCGCCGCCGCGGATCGCGACCGGTGGGCGGACGGGCGTGCGTTCACGTTCGATCGCCTGCTGGCCGCGCCGCCGGACGTCGTCTGGCGGCACTGGATCGAGCCCGCGCTGCTCGCGTCGTGGTGGGCGCCGCCGTCGATGACCGTCACCGACTGCGTCATCGAGCCATGGAGTGGCGGACGTGCCGTCCTCGACTACCGCGACGCCGAGGGGCGATACCGCTCCGCGGGCAAGGTCCACGCCGCGACCGAAATCGAACACCTCGAGTTCGACCTCTCGGTGCTGGACGCGAAGGGCGCGACCTTCTTCACCGGCCACTACGACCTGAAGCTCACCGAGGCGCCAGGCGGGACCAGGCTCCGGCTGGACCTGCGCGTCACCGAAACCACCGTCGAGGCCGTCCCGTTCATCGCCGGTATCGAAACCGGCTGGGGCCAAGTGCTCGACAACCTCGAAACCCGGCTCACCCAGGAAAAGGACTGA
- a CDS encoding methyltransferase — MANHDNDRNELLRLAGLATPMALRVAVTLGLPDRLSGDGAAADELAAELGQSPLALDLLLGHLTTLGVVERTSSGYRTTGYGANLRADAGNGLAGLLDMEAAGGRGELAFVELAHSIATGQAGYVRRYGKDFWADLAERPRLRESFDRQMTQRFSAQIPGLVAGFGWSRFGTIVDVGGGHGSLLAAILTANPSVRGHLVDLAPTAAGAEKELREQGLEDRVDVTAGSFFDPLPAGADAYLLSDILHDWDDEHAHRILARCAEAARPGGRVLVIEAVGGLGAQTEWDLVMLVLYGGRERRLDELRELAAAHDLVFDSVTTLTDQRSLLEFRIQDIP, encoded by the coding sequence GTGGCGAACCATGACAACGACAGAAACGAACTCCTCCGGCTGGCCGGGCTGGCGACGCCGATGGCGCTGCGGGTCGCGGTCACCCTCGGGTTGCCGGACCGGCTGTCCGGCGACGGCGCCGCCGCCGACGAGCTGGCGGCGGAACTCGGCCAATCCCCGCTCGCGCTCGATCTGCTGCTGGGTCACCTCACCACCCTCGGTGTCGTGGAACGGACATCGAGCGGCTACCGCACCACCGGCTACGGCGCGAACCTCCGTGCCGACGCGGGAAACGGCCTCGCCGGACTCCTGGACATGGAGGCCGCCGGCGGGCGAGGCGAGCTGGCGTTCGTCGAACTCGCGCACAGCATCGCCACCGGTCAGGCGGGCTACGTCCGCCGCTACGGCAAGGACTTCTGGGCCGACCTCGCCGAGCGGCCCCGGCTCCGGGAGTCGTTCGACCGGCAGATGACCCAGCGGTTCAGCGCGCAGATCCCGGGGCTCGTCGCCGGTTTCGGCTGGTCCCGCTTCGGCACGATCGTCGACGTCGGCGGCGGCCACGGCAGCCTGCTCGCCGCGATCCTGACGGCCAACCCGTCGGTGCGCGGCCATCTCGTCGATCTCGCGCCCACCGCGGCCGGTGCGGAGAAGGAATTGCGCGAGCAGGGGCTCGAAGACCGGGTCGACGTGACCGCGGGAAGTTTCTTCGATCCGCTCCCGGCCGGGGCGGACGCCTATCTGCTGTCCGACATCCTCCATGACTGGGACGACGAGCACGCTCACCGCATCCTGGCCCGCTGCGCCGAAGCGGCCCGCCCGGGAGGTCGCGTCCTCGTCATCGAGGCCGTCGGCGGACTCGGGGCCCAAACCGAGTGGGATCTGGTCATGCTCGTGCTCTACGGCGGCCGTGAGCGGCGCCTCGACGAACTCCGCGAACTCGCCGCCGCTCACGACCTGGTCTTCGACTCCGTCACCACGCTGACCGACCAGCGCAGCCTGCTGGAGTTCCGGATCCAAGATATTCCTTGA
- a CDS encoding aminotransferase class V-fold PLP-dependent enzyme encodes MTPLPRDQFPAVNRWAYLNHAGICPLPVSSVEAMHRQALEVSLDGEFTYAAHSAAIERVRTSAATLMGVPSRDVAFVKNTSTGLGFVANGLDWSPGDRVVIPDFEFPSTLFPWLALADRGVVVDRVRGSLTTEAFAETIAAGPPPKLVVTSWVQFGHGRRVDLAALSRVCREVGALFCVDVIQGLGVIPARLEEWGVDFAMADGHKWLLGPQGCGVLYVRESCLDLLRPLEPGWNSVAHREEWDNLDYVPDSTARRLEGGMPNVAGIVGLGASIELLLAAGAEEIWSHVDGLCERIRDGFSEIGATVLSEPGAAYRSGIVSVRVGDLPMPLLAERLKARGIACSARSGGLRISPHGYTTEDEIDRLIVAVREILG; translated from the coding sequence ATGACTCCGTTGCCGCGCGATCAGTTCCCCGCCGTGAACCGTTGGGCCTACCTCAATCACGCCGGGATCTGCCCGCTGCCCGTGTCCTCGGTGGAGGCCATGCACCGGCAGGCCCTCGAGGTCTCGCTGGACGGTGAGTTCACCTACGCCGCGCACAGTGCGGCGATCGAACGGGTCCGCACGTCGGCGGCGACGCTGATGGGGGTTCCGTCCCGCGACGTCGCCTTCGTGAAGAACACCAGCACCGGCCTCGGTTTCGTCGCGAACGGTCTGGACTGGTCGCCGGGTGACCGCGTCGTCATCCCGGACTTCGAGTTCCCGTCCACGCTGTTCCCGTGGCTCGCGCTCGCCGATCGCGGTGTGGTGGTGGACCGCGTGCGCGGAAGCCTCACCACCGAGGCCTTCGCCGAGACGATCGCCGCGGGGCCGCCGCCCAAACTCGTGGTGACCAGCTGGGTCCAGTTCGGCCACGGCCGCCGGGTCGATCTCGCCGCGCTGAGCCGGGTCTGCCGTGAGGTGGGCGCGCTCTTCTGTGTCGACGTCATCCAGGGCCTTGGCGTGATCCCCGCGCGGCTGGAGGAGTGGGGCGTCGACTTCGCGATGGCCGACGGGCACAAATGGCTGCTCGGGCCGCAAGGCTGTGGCGTGCTCTACGTACGGGAGTCCTGTTTGGACCTCCTGCGGCCCTTGGAGCCGGGCTGGAACTCCGTCGCCCATCGGGAAGAATGGGACAACCTGGACTACGTGCCCGACAGCACCGCCCGTCGGCTGGAAGGCGGCATGCCGAACGTCGCCGGGATCGTCGGTCTCGGTGCCTCGATCGAGTTGCTGCTGGCCGCGGGAGCCGAGGAGATCTGGTCCCATGTGGACGGTCTCTGCGAGCGAATCCGCGACGGGTTCTCGGAGATCGGCGCGACGGTGCTTTCGGAACCCGGCGCCGCGTATCGCTCGGGAATCGTGTCCGTGCGGGTGGGCGATCTGCCGATGCCGTTGTTGGCGGAACGGCTCAAGGCGCGGGGAATCGCCTGTTCGGCGAGATCCGGCGGGCTCCGGATCTCGCCGCACGGCTACACCACCGAGGACGAAATCGATCGCCTGATCGTCGCGGTGCGGGAGATTCTCGGTTGA
- a CDS encoding short chain dehydrogenase: MKILVVGATGTIGAAVSEALAARGHAVLPASRSGELTVDVERPGTLDALFAAEPGIDHVVCCAGSGSLVPVDGGTDEEFVQGLQGKLLGQVFLLRHAIPHLTDGGSVTLTAGRIPETLRGSAFGVLTNVGLEAFVAAAARELPRGLRVNAVSPGWVSETLAALGEPDGGTPAADVARSYVEAVETASLTGRTLKP, encoded by the coding sequence ATGAAGATTCTCGTGGTCGGTGCCACCGGGACGATCGGGGCCGCGGTCTCCGAAGCGCTCGCCGCGCGCGGGCACGCCGTGCTCCCCGCGTCGCGTTCGGGCGAGCTCACAGTGGACGTCGAGCGGCCCGGCACCCTTGACGCGCTCTTCGCCGCCGAGCCGGGCATCGACCACGTCGTGTGCTGCGCGGGGAGCGGCTCGCTCGTCCCGGTCGACGGCGGCACCGACGAGGAGTTCGTCCAAGGCCTGCAAGGGAAACTGCTCGGCCAGGTGTTCCTGCTGCGGCACGCGATCCCGCATCTGACCGACGGTGGCTCGGTCACGCTGACCGCGGGCCGGATCCCGGAGACGTTGCGCGGCAGCGCGTTCGGTGTCCTGACCAACGTCGGGCTCGAAGCGTTCGTCGCCGCCGCGGCCCGCGAACTGCCGCGCGGCCTCCGCGTCAACGCCGTCAGTCCCGGCTGGGTGAGCGAAACGCTCGCCGCGCTCGGCGAACCGGACGGCGGCACCCCGGCGGCGGACGTCGCGCGGAGCTACGTCGAGGCGGTGGAGACCGCAAGCCTCACGGGGAGGACGCTGAAACCGTAA
- a CDS encoding aminotransferase class IV family protein yields MSSFVAQRNGETATAEDLAPLAFAAFAHFTAMQVRDGRIRGLDLHLDRLRTASLDLFGEALPDDRIRSYLRKALESGPADVSLTATIHLPGELEVLVRTRPPSSGPTGPLTLTAVEHERVLPSIKHTGEMAKTYFRRQAVEEGFDDAAFVDRRGRLSEATIWNLAFWDGDTVVWPDAGLLRGTTMGIVRRRLEALGVPQRDQEVTLADLPRLAGAVVMNSWTPGIAVHRIGATPLPEAPSFVESLHRAYASEPFTRP; encoded by the coding sequence ATGAGTTCCTTCGTCGCCCAGAGAAACGGCGAGACCGCGACAGCCGAAGATCTGGCGCCTCTCGCCTTCGCGGCCTTCGCCCACTTCACGGCCATGCAGGTGCGTGACGGCCGGATCCGCGGCCTCGACCTGCATCTGGACCGGCTCCGCACCGCTTCGCTGGACTTGTTCGGCGAAGCCCTGCCCGACGACCGGATCCGCTCGTACCTGCGCAAGGCGCTGGAGTCCGGCCCCGCCGACGTCTCGCTGACCGCCACGATCCACCTACCGGGCGAACTCGAAGTCCTGGTCCGCACCCGGCCGCCGTCGTCCGGTCCGACGGGTCCGTTGACGCTGACGGCCGTCGAACACGAACGCGTCCTCCCATCTATCAAGCACACTGGCGAGATGGCGAAGACGTACTTCCGCAGGCAGGCCGTCGAGGAAGGGTTCGACGACGCGGCGTTCGTCGATCGTCGGGGCAGGCTCAGTGAAGCGACGATCTGGAACCTCGCCTTCTGGGACGGCGATACTGTGGTGTGGCCCGACGCGGGACTGCTGCGGGGAACCACGATGGGCATCGTGCGGCGAAGGCTGGAGGCGCTCGGCGTGCCGCAGCGGGATCAGGAGGTCACGCTCGCCGACCTGCCGCGACTCGCCGGCGCGGTGGTCATGAACTCGTGGACGCCGGGGATCGCGGTGCACCGGATCGGCGCGACGCCGCTTCCGGAAGCGCCGTCGTTCGTCGAGTCGCTGCACCGGGCTTACGCATCAGAGCCCTTCACCCGACCTTGA